In the Pseudomonas sp. DTU_2021_1001937_2_SI_NGA_ILE_001 genome, one interval contains:
- a CDS encoding class I SAM-dependent methyltransferase gives MKLAPQDLDQITRGTLAHYEQSAESFREGTRDHDVSQNIEALLRHIQAPTPWQILDFGCGPGRDLQTFTRLGHVAVGLDGSQRFVEMARADSGCEVWHQDFLALQLPAQRFDGIFANASLFHVPSQELPRVLRQLHDCLKPAGVLFSSNPRGDNREGWSGPRYGAWHDLEAWREAMTGAGFSELEHYYRPAGLPRDQQPWLASVWRRG, from the coding sequence ATGAAACTTGCCCCCCAGGACCTCGACCAGATCACCCGCGGCACGCTCGCCCACTATGAACAGAGTGCCGAGAGTTTCCGCGAAGGCACGCGCGACCACGACGTGAGCCAGAACATCGAGGCCCTGCTGCGCCACATCCAGGCGCCGACACCCTGGCAGATCCTCGACTTCGGCTGCGGCCCCGGCCGCGACCTGCAGACCTTCACCCGCCTGGGGCACGTGGCCGTGGGCCTGGACGGCAGCCAGCGCTTCGTCGAGATGGCTCGTGCCGACAGCGGCTGCGAAGTCTGGCACCAGGACTTCCTGGCCCTGCAATTGCCGGCGCAACGCTTCGACGGCATCTTCGCCAACGCCTCGCTGTTCCATGTACCCAGCCAGGAGCTGCCCCGTGTACTGCGCCAGTTGCACGACTGCCTCAAGCCCGCGGGTGTACTGTTCAGCTCCAACCCGCGTGGTGACAACCGCGAGGGCTGGAGCGGCCCGCGCTACGGTGCCTGGCATGACCTGGAGGCCTGGCGCGAGGCGATGACCGGCGCGGGTTTCAGCGAGCTGGAACACTACTACCGCCCCGCCGGCCTGCCCCGCGACCAGCAGCCGTGGCTGGCCAGCGTCTGGCGGCGCGGTTGA